One window from the genome of Saprospiraceae bacterium encodes:
- a CDS encoding transketolase, giving the protein MHILEPIQALLNSVKGKYADFKQELIKDFWICQVSRECSIAGRKEVLTGKAKFGILGDGKEVPQVAMARAFQKGDFRSGYYRDQTFMMAIGQCTIKDFFAQLYADPYNDPFSKGLQMNAHFASELIDSEGDWLNHTERFNISADISSTGGQMARAFGLAFASKYYRQHPELSQNSNFSKSGNEVSFCTIGDASTSEGVFWETLNAAGVLQVPLAVSVWDDGYGISVPIELQTTKGSISKAVAGFESDGPAQGIKIFTAKAWDYADLVSTYKNGIEYVRTHHMPALFHIQEVTQPQGHSTSGSHERYKSKSRMDWEVENDCIKIMGEWLLSKNILDASKLEELKELAKQHVKEERQKAWQNYLQPILTLKNELLEICNENQLTQAYDELNSIKEPGWNELVELARNTHLTASNQSQKIKLKEWIDKQFKEADVVFHKNLYSQTTDSAIQVAEVEPIFSSESKEVNGYQILNQFFDNCLASDNRILAFGEDVGQIGDVNQGFMGLQEKHGINRVFDTGIREWTIVGQAIGSAMRGLKPIAEIQYLDYIVYALSPLMDDLATLRYRSGGLQKAPVIIRTRGHRLEGIWHSGSPIGMLLHSLRGIYICVPRNMTQAAGMYNTLLKSGDPGLVIECLNGYRLKEKLPDNLDQFTLPLGKVEILTTGKDITLVTYGSCIRVAQKAVERLLEFGIEIELIDIQTLLPFDRSGTISESLKKTNKLLIVDEDVPGGASAYMLQQILEQQNGFKFLDSPPQTITGRDHRSPYGSAGDYFSKPGVEDIIETVLKMMHEYDPSNYPE; this is encoded by the coding sequence ATGCACATTCTGGAACCCATTCAAGCTTTACTTAATTCCGTCAAAGGAAAATATGCCGATTTTAAACAGGAATTGATTAAAGATTTTTGGATTTGTCAAGTAAGTAGGGAATGTTCTATAGCAGGAAGGAAAGAAGTGCTAACAGGAAAGGCTAAATTTGGAATTCTTGGTGATGGAAAAGAAGTCCCACAAGTTGCGATGGCACGGGCATTTCAAAAAGGTGATTTTCGATCAGGTTATTACCGGGACCAAACTTTTATGATGGCTATCGGGCAATGTACCATTAAAGATTTTTTTGCCCAACTGTATGCAGATCCCTACAATGATCCCTTCAGCAAAGGCCTTCAAATGAATGCCCATTTTGCTTCTGAATTAATTGATTCGGAGGGTGATTGGTTAAACCATACCGAACGATTTAATATTTCAGCTGACATTTCAAGTACTGGTGGCCAAATGGCTCGAGCATTTGGACTGGCATTTGCTTCCAAATATTATAGACAACATCCTGAACTTTCTCAAAATTCCAATTTTTCCAAATCAGGAAATGAAGTTTCTTTTTGTACCATTGGCGATGCATCCACGTCTGAAGGAGTGTTTTGGGAAACGCTTAATGCAGCTGGCGTTTTACAGGTTCCTTTAGCTGTTTCAGTATGGGATGATGGGTACGGGATATCGGTACCCATTGAATTACAAACAACTAAAGGAAGTATATCAAAAGCGGTTGCTGGTTTTGAATCGGATGGGCCCGCACAAGGAATAAAAATTTTTACAGCGAAAGCCTGGGATTATGCTGATCTGGTTAGCACCTATAAAAATGGGATTGAATATGTTCGTACCCATCATATGCCCGCATTATTTCATATTCAAGAAGTGACCCAACCTCAAGGACATTCAACTTCGGGTTCACATGAACGTTATAAATCGAAGTCCCGAATGGATTGGGAAGTAGAAAATGATTGTATTAAAATTATGGGTGAATGGTTGTTGTCTAAAAATATTTTGGATGCAAGCAAATTAGAAGAACTCAAAGAGTTGGCAAAACAACATGTAAAAGAAGAAAGACAAAAGGCCTGGCAAAATTATTTGCAACCCATCTTAACATTAAAAAATGAGCTTCTTGAAATTTGCAATGAAAATCAATTAACACAAGCTTATGACGAATTAAATTCAATCAAAGAACCCGGATGGAATGAATTGGTTGAACTTGCCAGAAATACACATCTGACTGCTTCAAATCAAAGTCAAAAAATTAAACTGAAAGAATGGATTGATAAGCAATTTAAAGAAGCGGATGTTGTTTTTCATAAAAACTTATATTCTCAGACAACTGATTCAGCAATCCAAGTTGCAGAAGTTGAACCAATTTTTTCATCGGAATCAAAAGAAGTAAATGGATATCAAATTCTTAATCAGTTTTTTGATAATTGTTTAGCTTCAGATAATCGCATTCTGGCTTTCGGTGAGGACGTTGGGCAAATTGGAGATGTAAACCAAGGTTTTATGGGTTTACAGGAAAAACATGGAATTAACAGGGTTTTTGATACAGGCATTCGTGAATGGACCATTGTTGGTCAAGCCATTGGCAGTGCCATGCGGGGTTTAAAACCCATAGCAGAAATTCAATACCTGGATTACATCGTTTATGCACTTTCCCCTTTAATGGATGATTTGGCAACCCTTAGATACCGATCCGGCGGTTTACAAAAAGCGCCCGTTATAATACGGACCAGAGGCCATCGTTTAGAAGGTATTTGGCACTCCGGTTCACCAATTGGAATGTTATTGCATTCACTTCGCGGTATATATATTTGTGTACCAAGAAATATGACACAAGCGGCAGGAATGTATAACACGCTTCTAAAAAGTGGCGATCCAGGCTTAGTCATTGAATGTTTGAATGGATACCGATTAAAAGAGAAACTTCCTGATAATTTAGACCAATTTACACTGCCATTAGGCAAAGTTGAAATACTTACTACAGGTAAAGATATTACGCTGGTCACTTATGGATCATGTATTCGAGTTGCACAAAAAGCTGTTGAAAGATTATTAGAATTTGGAATTGAAATTGAATTAATTGATATCCAAACTTTGCTGCCATTTGATCGCAGCGGAACTATCTCAGAATCACTTAAGAAAACCAATAAATTACTTATAGTCGATGAAGATGTGCCAGGCGGAGCCAGTGCTTACATGTTACAACAAATATTAGAACAACAAAACGGTTTTAAATTTTTGGACAGTCCACCTCAAACAATAACCGGAAGAGATCACCGATCACCCTATGGAAGTGCCGGAGATTATTTTTCCAAACCAGGTGTTGAAGATATAATTGAAACTGTTTTAAAAATGATGCATGAATATGATCCATCAAATTATCCAGAATAA
- a CDS encoding DUF1573 domain-containing protein yields MKNILTLIAMVFCVGYLSAQTAAPASNTTPAKTGGPHLQWEATVIDYGEIKKGSDPLRKALFTNTGTEPLIIKSARGSCGCTVPTWPKDPIMPGEKGVIEIRYDTQRVGPINKSVSVSTNESDEETRVTIKGNISSDEEQTLPKSEGNVLTPKG; encoded by the coding sequence ATGAAAAACATTTTAACTCTTATTGCGATGGTTTTCTGTGTAGGATATCTGTCTGCTCAGACTGCAGCTCCAGCATCTAATACAACACCAGCAAAAACAGGAGGGCCACATCTTCAATGGGAGGCAACTGTAATCGATTACGGCGAAATCAAAAAAGGATCTGACCCATTACGTAAGGCTTTATTTACTAACACCGGAACTGAGCCTTTAATCATTAAAAGTGCTCGTGGAAGTTGTGGTTGTACCGTTCCAACTTGGCCAAAAGATCCAATTATGCCTGGTGAAAAAGGAGTAATTGAAATCAGATATGACACGCAGCGCGTTGGTCCAATCAACAAATCTGTAAGCGTTTCTACAAATGAAAGTGATGAAGAAACCCGAGTTACCATTAAAGGAAATATTTCTTCAGATGAAGAACAAACACTTCCTAAAAGTGAAGGAAATGTGTTAACCCCAAAAGGTTAA
- the icd gene encoding NADP-dependent isocitrate dehydrogenase: MNATKITIANGKLNVPDHVIIPFIEGDGTGQDIWAASVRVFDAAVDKAYQGTRKISWKEVLAGEKAFNQTKNWLPEETLDVIKECLVAIKGPLTTPVGGGIRSLNVALRQQLDLYACVRPVRWFEGVPSPVKDPQKVDMTIYRENTEDIYAGIEFQEGTEDSIKFMDWLKTNFPDKFKKIRFPQTTGIGIKPVSKEGTFRLVRAAIEFAINNKRKSVSLVHKGNIMKFTEGSFMDWGYELAKTEYGAELLDGGPWMKLPNGIIIKDVIADAFLQQILLRPEEYDVIATLNLNGDYISDALAAQVGGIGIAPGANVNYTTGHAIFEATHGTAPKYAGLDKVNPSSVILSGVMMFEYMGWNEAAQLIVKGLEKSIRTKRVTYDFHRLMEGAHLLKCSEFGDEIILNMNI; encoded by the coding sequence ATGAACGCAACAAAAATTACGATTGCAAATGGAAAATTGAATGTACCGGATCATGTAATTATTCCATTTATTGAGGGAGATGGAACGGGCCAGGATATTTGGGCTGCCTCTGTCCGTGTATTTGATGCTGCCGTTGACAAAGCATATCAGGGAACGAGAAAAATCAGTTGGAAAGAAGTTTTAGCTGGTGAAAAAGCATTTAATCAAACAAAAAATTGGTTACCCGAAGAAACTTTGGATGTAATTAAGGAATGTCTTGTCGCAATAAAAGGACCCTTGACAACTCCCGTCGGTGGCGGAATCCGTTCTTTAAATGTGGCTTTGCGTCAACAGCTTGATTTATATGCTTGCGTTCGTCCGGTACGCTGGTTTGAAGGAGTTCCGTCACCTGTGAAAGATCCTCAAAAAGTTGACATGACCATTTATCGTGAAAACACAGAAGACATTTATGCAGGGATTGAATTTCAGGAAGGAACAGAAGATTCAATAAAATTTATGGATTGGTTAAAAACCAATTTTCCAGATAAATTTAAAAAAATACGTTTTCCACAAACTACTGGCATTGGTATCAAACCAGTTTCGAAAGAAGGAACATTTCGTTTAGTACGCGCTGCCATCGAATTTGCAATTAATAATAAACGTAAATCTGTTAGCCTTGTACACAAAGGAAACATCATGAAATTTACTGAGGGCAGTTTTATGGATTGGGGTTACGAATTGGCGAAAACTGAGTATGGCGCAGAATTATTAGATGGAGGGCCCTGGATGAAATTACCCAATGGAATTATCATTAAGGATGTCATTGCAGATGCTTTTCTTCAACAAATTTTATTGCGTCCGGAAGAATACGATGTTATTGCTACCTTAAATTTAAATGGAGATTATATTTCAGATGCTTTAGCCGCTCAAGTCGGAGGAATCGGTATTGCTCCCGGTGCAAATGTTAATTACACAACAGGGCATGCCATTTTTGAAGCTACTCATGGAACTGCCCCTAAATATGCCGGACTAGATAAAGTTAATCCAAGTTCTGTGATCCTGTCTGGAGTTATGATGTTTGAATATATGGGCTGGAACGAAGCTGCTCAGCTTATTGTAAAAGGATTAGAAAAATCCATTCGAACAAAGCGAGTTACTTATGATTTTCATCGTTTAATGGAAGGTGCACATTTATTAAAATGTAGTGAATTTGGTGATGAGATCATTTTGAATATGAATATTTAA
- the ruvB gene encoding Holliday junction branch migration DNA helicase RuvB has protein sequence MRNPNLDGDAQNLNIDDKQVERALRPKELLDFTGQESVVDNLKVFIAAAKLRGEALDHVLLHGPPGLGKTTLSHIIANELGSDLKLSSGPVLEKPGDLAGLLTNLQEGDVLFIDEIHRLNTVVEEYLYSAMEDYRIDILIDTGPSARSIQINVNPFTLIGATTRVGMLTAPLRSRFSITCHLDYYNHKQLEIILRRSAQILQISFEEEGIQEIARRSRGTPRIANALLRRIRDFAQIKGNGSLTAEIASFGLNALNVDSLGLDEMDNRILSSIIEKFSGGPVGLSTIATAVGEEAGTIEEVHEPFLIMEGFIQRTPRGRIATPKAFQHMGYPGGSSNPGLLF, from the coding sequence ATGCGTAACCCAAATCTGGATGGAGATGCCCAAAATCTAAATATCGATGACAAGCAAGTCGAACGAGCTTTACGTCCAAAAGAATTACTTGATTTTACAGGACAGGAGTCGGTTGTAGATAATTTAAAAGTTTTTATTGCAGCAGCTAAATTAAGAGGTGAGGCTTTAGATCATGTATTGCTGCATGGTCCACCGGGTTTAGGAAAAACAACCTTATCGCATATAATTGCCAATGAATTGGGATCTGATTTAAAATTGAGTTCAGGTCCGGTACTCGAAAAACCTGGAGATTTGGCAGGATTGCTGACAAATCTGCAAGAAGGGGATGTCCTATTTATAGACGAAATACACCGTTTGAATACCGTAGTTGAAGAGTATCTCTATTCAGCCATGGAGGATTATCGGATTGATATCTTAATAGATACAGGTCCAAGTGCACGCTCCATACAAATTAATGTGAATCCATTTACTTTAATTGGTGCTACAACGCGGGTGGGAATGTTAACCGCCCCTCTTCGTTCTAGATTTAGTATAACATGCCACCTTGATTACTACAATCACAAGCAATTGGAAATTATTTTGAGACGTTCCGCCCAGATTTTGCAAATTTCATTTGAAGAAGAAGGCATCCAGGAAATTGCTCGCCGAAGCAGAGGGACTCCTCGAATTGCAAATGCTTTATTGCGTAGGATACGCGATTTTGCACAAATTAAAGGAAATGGTAGCTTAACTGCAGAAATCGCATCTTTCGGATTAAATGCCCTAAATGTTGACAGCTTAGGTTTGGATGAAATGGACAATCGAATTTTAAGTTCAATTATTGAAAAATTTAGTGGGGGACCGGTTGGTTTATCCACTATAGCCACTGCTGTTGGGGAAGAAGCTGGAACGATTGAAGAAGTTCATGAACCCTTTTTAATAATGGAAGGGTTTATACAACGGACCCCGAGAGGTCGCATCGCTACACCAAAAGCCTTTCAACATATGGGTTACCCAGGAGGATCTAGTAATCCTGGGCTTTTATTTTAA
- a CDS encoding DUF3467 domain-containing protein, whose product MEEQNNQNQLNIELTEDIAEGIYSNLAIISHSHSEFVVDFIRLMPNVPKAKVKSRIVLTPQHAKRLLKALNDNLSKYENQYGVILDPEPQMMPPMSFNTPTAQA is encoded by the coding sequence ATGGAAGAACAAAATAACCAAAACCAACTAAATATTGAGTTAACCGAAGATATTGCAGAAGGTATTTATTCGAATTTAGCCATTATTTCACATTCTCATTCCGAATTTGTAGTTGATTTTATTCGGTTGATGCCAAATGTGCCTAAAGCAAAAGTAAAATCGCGCATCGTGCTCACACCGCAGCATGCTAAAAGACTTTTAAAAGCACTCAATGATAATTTATCAAAGTATGAAAATCAATATGGTGTAATCCTTGATCCTGAACCTCAAATGATGCCACCTATGTCATTTAATACGCCTACTGCTCAAGCTTAA
- a CDS encoding methyltransferase domain-containing protein, which yields MTEKRFLDQAYFDENSESWDKRVAIHEKSSFYDLNGFLNGNNSLTEIEQTELGDVSGKRLLHLQCHFGMDTLSLSRLGADCVGIDFSREAILKARILNEQLKLNCSFYESNVLDILDLDLGLFDLVFTSYGTISWLPDLDQWAYVIAKSLHKNGMFYFADFHPLLYLFDFNSKEIRYSYYNLKKPYTEIETGSYADVNDQTLFKSHFWSHSIDEIIGVLLKNKLEIKQLNEIDYSPYNCFPNLNPIGKNRFRFELEHTSLPHVLLIKAFKK from the coding sequence ATGACAGAGAAACGGTTTTTAGATCAAGCTTATTTTGATGAAAATAGTGAATCCTGGGATAAGCGCGTCGCAATACATGAAAAGTCATCATTCTATGACCTAAATGGATTTTTAAATGGGAATAATAGTCTAACTGAGATAGAACAAACAGAATTAGGAGATGTTTCGGGAAAGCGTCTTTTGCATCTTCAATGTCATTTTGGAATGGATACGCTTTCATTAAGTCGCTTGGGTGCCGATTGTGTTGGAATTGATTTTTCCAGAGAGGCTATTTTAAAAGCTCGAATTTTAAATGAACAATTAAAATTAAATTGCAGTTTTTATGAATCGAATGTACTCGATATTTTAGACCTAGATCTTGGTTTGTTTGATCTTGTTTTTACAAGTTATGGTACGATCTCTTGGTTACCGGATTTAGATCAATGGGCTTATGTAATTGCAAAATCACTCCACAAAAATGGCATGTTTTATTTTGCAGATTTCCACCCATTGCTTTATTTGTTTGATTTTAATTCCAAAGAAATTAGATATTCTTATTACAATTTAAAAAAACCATATACCGAAATAGAAACAGGAAGTTATGCAGATGTGAATGATCAAACACTATTTAAGTCGCATTTTTGGTCGCATTCAATCGATGAAATCATTGGCGTTTTATTGAAAAATAAACTTGAAATCAAACAATTAAATGAAATAGATTATTCTCCTTACAATTGCTTTCCTAATTTAAATCCAATTGGTAAGAATAGATTTAGATTTGAATTAGAACATACAAGCCTTCCGCATGTTTTATTAATTAAAGCTTTTAAAAAGTAA
- a CDS encoding metal-dependent hydrolase, translating into MDSITQVILGATCGEAVLGKKIGNRAMIWGGIAGTIPDLDVIANLVADPLTALAFHRGPMHSLLFACIMPFLLGPLIKKLYDRNWPELRAWKITGYSIGLLLYVFVSVLITLLANLLKGGIAWSSIFFFSSLGILFFYFRYQQVFKKSNEVDQATKWEWIHLFFWAIFTHPILDMFTTFGTRLFWPFSDVRVAISSVSIADPFYTIPFAVFLLLAALQNRLSIWRKYFYRTAVIVSSLYFIFTLYNKQKIDTLFENSLKMNQIECEKYMTVPTILNNFLWFNIAKKGDQYYYAYYSIFDQADTIGPLATVNGNHALFNPYRDQDVAKCLPWFSNDFYKLSAKDSGTLIYYDLRYGATGNNLNSDDDIVFKFILKDSSGKLMMDKSQPQPENNRDQIDKFKRRIVGIKD; encoded by the coding sequence ATGGATTCAATAACTCAGGTAATTCTTGGCGCAACTTGTGGAGAAGCCGTATTAGGTAAAAAAATAGGAAATCGCGCCATGATTTGGGGAGGGATTGCTGGAACGATACCTGATTTAGATGTTATCGCCAATTTGGTTGCAGACCCATTGACCGCATTAGCATTTCATAGAGGGCCCATGCACTCATTGTTATTCGCTTGTATTATGCCCTTTCTTTTAGGTCCCTTAATTAAAAAATTGTATGACAGGAATTGGCCTGAACTACGTGCATGGAAAATAACCGGATATTCTATCGGACTTTTACTTTATGTTTTTGTAAGCGTCCTCATCACATTACTGGCCAATTTATTAAAAGGGGGGATTGCGTGGAGTAGTATTTTCTTTTTTAGTAGCCTGGGGATCCTGTTCTTCTACTTTAGATACCAACAAGTTTTTAAAAAATCCAATGAGGTTGACCAAGCCACAAAATGGGAGTGGATCCATTTATTTTTCTGGGCTATATTCACTCATCCCATTTTAGATATGTTTACAACCTTTGGCACACGGCTTTTTTGGCCATTTAGCGATGTCCGGGTAGCAATTTCCAGTGTATCCATTGCTGATCCTTTCTATACAATACCGTTTGCTGTTTTTTTGTTATTAGCTGCTTTACAAAACCGACTGAGCATTTGGCGAAAGTATTTTTATCGGACAGCCGTAATCGTTAGTTCGCTTTATTTTATTTTTACCCTATACAACAAACAGAAGATTGATACATTATTTGAGAATAGTTTAAAAATGAATCAAATTGAATGTGAAAAGTACATGACGGTTCCTACCATATTAAATAATTTCCTCTGGTTTAATATTGCTAAAAAGGGGGATCAGTATTATTATGCATACTATTCTATTTTTGATCAAGCCGATACGATAGGTCCATTGGCTACTGTTAATGGGAATCATGCGCTCTTTAATCCTTACAGGGATCAAGATGTTGCAAAATGCCTTCCCTGGTTTAGTAATGATTTTTATAAATTATCTGCTAAAGACTCTGGAACACTAATTTATTATGATTTAAGATATGGTGCTACAGGCAACAATTTGAATTCTGATGACGATATCGTTTTTAAATTTATACTGAAAGATAGCTCCGGAAAATTAATGATGGATAAATCACAACCTCAACCAGAAAATAATCGGGATCAAATCGATAAATTTAAAAGGCGTATCGTTGGAATTAAGGATTAA
- a CDS encoding cation:dicarboxylase symporter family transporter, producing MISTLSKFQKLFLWIAGGCALGSCILFFIDLDIPDQVTGSLRWLGICALILYALPKKSLTLWIFVSMLIGAEIGYDFPAIGIELNIFSKIFIKLIKCIIAPLLFGTLIVGIAGHSNTKQVGRLGLKSLIYFEVVTTLALIIGLVAINISKAGVGIQALNNSEKLPEVAKAQGWKEIVMHIFPENFIKSIAEGQVLQIVVFCVLFAVALMKIKQEKRKPMLDFAESLSAVMFKVTDLIMYLAPFAVAGAIAYTISNMGIDVLKNLLLLLATLYCALFVFVLGVLLPIALFFKIPIKRFLSHAAQPVTIAFGTASSEAALPVAMENMEKFGVSREVVAFVLPTGLSFNLDGSTLYLALPTIFVAQAAGIELSISQQIIMLLTLMLTSKGVAGVARASLVILAGMAASFGLPDWPIAAILGIDALMDMARTAVNTLGNCLATAVVGKWENELHIPKSGDRWQEIDHPV from the coding sequence ATGATTTCTACACTTAGTAAATTCCAAAAATTATTTTTATGGATTGCCGGTGGTTGCGCATTAGGCTCCTGTATTCTTTTTTTTATAGATCTGGATATTCCCGATCAAGTTACAGGATCTTTACGGTGGTTAGGAATTTGCGCATTGATTCTTTATGCATTACCTAAAAAAAGTCTGACTCTTTGGATTTTTGTCAGCATGTTGATTGGTGCTGAAATTGGTTATGACTTTCCGGCAATCGGAATCGAGTTAAATATTTTTAGCAAGATTTTTATTAAATTAATTAAATGCATTATTGCACCCTTGTTATTTGGGACTTTGATTGTTGGAATTGCCGGACACTCAAATACTAAACAAGTGGGACGGCTTGGTTTAAAATCGCTTATCTATTTTGAAGTTGTAACAACACTTGCACTTATCATTGGATTGGTTGCGATCAATATTAGTAAAGCCGGAGTTGGTATTCAAGCATTAAACAATTCCGAAAAACTTCCTGAAGTTGCAAAAGCACAGGGCTGGAAAGAAATTGTAATGCATATTTTTCCTGAAAATTTTATTAAATCAATCGCTGAAGGTCAAGTGTTGCAGATTGTAGTATTCTGTGTTCTTTTTGCGGTTGCATTGATGAAAATAAAACAAGAAAAGAGAAAACCCATGTTGGATTTTGCTGAATCCCTTTCAGCAGTCATGTTTAAAGTTACAGATTTGATTATGTATTTAGCACCGTTTGCTGTAGCAGGCGCTATTGCTTATACCATTTCCAATATGGGTATTGATGTTTTAAAAAACCTGCTCTTGTTGCTTGCAACCTTGTATTGTGCATTGTTTGTTTTTGTACTCGGAGTTTTGCTCCCAATTGCTTTGTTTTTTAAAATTCCTATCAAGCGCTTTTTATCACATGCTGCACAACCGGTTACCATTGCATTTGGAACAGCCAGTTCTGAAGCTGCTTTACCGGTAGCGATGGAAAACATGGAAAAATTTGGAGTCTCACGAGAAGTTGTTGCCTTTGTATTACCAACAGGTCTGAGTTTTAATTTGGACGGTTCAACACTCTATCTAGCGCTGCCAACTATTTTTGTTGCACAAGCAGCTGGAATCGAGTTGAGTATTAGTCAACAAATTATTATGTTGCTCACCTTGATGCTAACTAGTAAAGGCGTTGCAGGTGTCGCACGTGCATCTTTGGTAATTCTTGCAGGAATGGCTGCCAGTTTTGGTTTGCCTGATTGGCCCATCGCAGCTATTCTAGGAATTGATGCATTAATGGATATGGCCCGTACCGCTGTGAATACATTAGGAAATTGTTTAGCTACAGCTGTCGTAGGCAAATGGGAAAATGAACTTCATATTCCTAAATCTGGAGATCGCTGGCAGGAAATTGATCATCCTGTATAA
- a CDS encoding DedA family protein — MEWINQLIDFILHIDSHLSELVATYGIMIYIILFLILFCETGLVIAPFLPGDSLLFAAGTMAATGNMNLFVLCLICILGAVLGNQLNFTIGKYFGPRIFEKDRKYIRKDYLDKTHLFYEKHGGKALILGRYIPFIRTFVPFVAGISQMDSYKFTVYNVVGALLWIIPVVGVGYLFGNIPVVKENFSIIVLAILILSVLPMLIGLISAWIHSKK; from the coding sequence ATGGAGTGGATAAATCAGTTGATTGATTTTATTTTACATATAGATAGTCATTTGTCGGAACTCGTAGCGACCTATGGGATCATGATCTATATTATTTTATTTCTAATTTTATTTTGTGAAACAGGATTAGTTATAGCACCTTTTTTGCCGGGAGATTCTTTATTATTTGCAGCAGGAACCATGGCTGCTACAGGTAACATGAACCTTTTTGTTTTGTGTTTAATCTGTATTCTTGGTGCTGTATTGGGAAATCAACTCAATTTTACAATTGGAAAATATTTTGGACCCAGAATTTTTGAGAAAGATCGAAAATACATTCGTAAAGATTATCTGGACAAAACACATTTGTTTTATGAAAAACATGGTGGAAAAGCACTGATTCTAGGCCGCTACATTCCTTTTATAAGAACTTTTGTTCCTTTTGTTGCTGGCATTAGTCAAATGGATTCGTATAAATTTACAGTGTATAATGTGGTAGGTGCATTGTTATGGATAATTCCTGTTGTTGGGGTTGGTTATTTATTTGGAAATATTCCTGTAGTCAAAGAAAATTTCTCTATTATAGTTTTAGCAATTCTGATTCTATCTGTTTTACCCATGTTAATCGGTTTAATTTCTGCATGGATACATTCAAAAAAATAG
- a CDS encoding DUF4159 domain-containing protein: MIHLLKILLALFFTTGFMSFTPKNSLPLKLALLKYNGGGDWYANPTSLTNLAKFCNKELHTNFDQNYATVEVGSVELFNYPFVHMTGHGNVVFSDFDAQNLRTYLIGGGFLHIDDNYGMNPYVRPSMKKVFPELDFIELPFSHPIYQQKFNFPAGLPKIHEHDKKPPQGFGLIYKGRLVCFYSYECDLGDGWEDPEVHKDPEEKRIQALRMGANIIQYVFIQ; this comes from the coding sequence ATGATACATTTACTTAAAATCCTACTTGCACTATTTTTTACTACAGGTTTCATGTCTTTTACACCAAAAAATTCATTGCCATTAAAACTTGCATTGCTGAAATACAATGGCGGAGGTGACTGGTATGCAAATCCCACTTCTCTGACAAATCTTGCAAAATTTTGCAACAAAGAATTGCATACAAATTTTGATCAAAACTATGCTACTGTTGAAGTTGGGAGTGTTGAATTGTTTAATTATCCTTTTGTCCACATGACAGGCCATGGCAATGTGGTATTTAGTGATTTTGATGCTCAAAATTTACGAACTTATTTAATAGGAGGTGGTTTTTTACATATCGATGATAATTATGGAATGAATCCATACGTTCGGCCAAGTATGAAAAAAGTATTTCCCGAACTTGATTTTATTGAATTACCCTTTAGTCATCCTATTTATCAACAAAAATTTAATTTCCCTGCCGGTTTACCAAAAATTCATGAGCATGATAAAAAACCACCCCAGGGCTTTGGATTGATATACAAAGGCCGATTGGTTTGTTTTTATAGTTATGAATGTGATCTAGGAGATGGATGGGAAGATCCTGAAGTGCATAAAGATCCTGAAGAAAAGAGAATACAAGCGCTTCGTATGGGAGCTAATATTATTCAATATGTTTTTATACAATAA